From Thermoplasmata archaeon, the proteins below share one genomic window:
- the trxA gene encoding thioredoxin, with the protein MAEPDAELEAIRAKKLQELMEAAKAPPPAAPTRADGKPVIVTDATFDAEVRKPGVMLVDFWAAWCGPCLRVAPTLEAIAKEQAGKMRLGKLNVDENPRTAERFQVMSIPTMLVFKDGKLVDWIVGALPRSQIEAVLKKWT; encoded by the coding sequence ATGGCCGAACCCGACGCGGAACTCGAGGCGATTCGTGCCAAGAAGCTCCAGGAACTCATGGAAGCTGCGAAGGCGCCACCGCCCGCCGCTCCGACCCGCGCGGACGGCAAGCCGGTCATCGTGACCGACGCGACCTTCGACGCCGAGGTTCGGAAGCCCGGCGTGATGCTCGTGGACTTCTGGGCGGCCTGGTGCGGCCCCTGCCTGCGGGTCGCGCCCACGCTCGAGGCGATCGCCAAGGAGCAGGCCGGGAAGATGCGACTCGGGAAGCTCAACGTGGACGAGAACCCCCGCACCGCGGAACGGTTCCAGGTCATGTCGATCCCCACGATGCTTGTGTTTAAGGACGGGAAGCTCGTAGACTGGATCGTAGGCGCGCTGCCGCGGTCCCAGATTGAGGCCGTCCTCAAGAAGTGGACCTAG